The DNA segment CATAACTCTGTGCAAggaagttttattcttttaacaaGAAGACTTGAATAAATAGAGGTTAAGTGAGTTACTTAAGTTCATGGAGCTAAAGGCATAATTAGCGTAACAAAGACCAGAAAGAAGGGATCTGACTTTCAGGCATGGGCTCATTTTATGACCTTCATCTTTTTCCTGATCCTATATGGATCATGTTATGATGCTGTATCAATGAGGagctgggcttccatggtggctcgctggtaaagaatctgcctgcaatacaggagatacaagagatgcaggttcaattcctgagtcaggaagatcccctggaagagggcatggtaacccactctagtattcttgcctggagaatcccatggacagaggaccctggcgggctacagtccataggatcacaaagagtcagacatggctgaagtgattgAGTACATGTACATAGCACAAGACAGCCCTAAGAATAAAGGCCCCCAGGCTTCCTTCTTTCATGAAGAAGAAGTCTGGAAGGGAAGCAGCCTGGGACTGTACATAGCTTCCCAAAGTCATCAGAGACTTGGAACCCTTTGACTTTCTGGCCTACCATCTGTGCACCTGAGGGTCCTCTGACCCTCATTTTCTTGGCCAAAGATAAGAAAATGATGGTTGGGGTTGCTGGAACCCCAACCATCATAGGTGAGTTCCAGGCAGTAAggtggaggaagggaagaagagaggctTGCATGTTCTCTTTAAGGAGACTTCTGGGAAGTCTCGCATGGCACTTCAGTTCACGTCTCATTCGCCAGACACACAATCACACCTAGAGGggaatgaagctgaaactccagagtTGTTCATTGCCAGGGTACCTTTCAAATGTTTACACCTAATTTTGTATTGCTTTCAATCATCTTCAGGAACAAGTCACTGAGCCGTCACTGTGCAAGTCGCTCTCCTGGGCATAGAAACGAGACCAAGGCAGGAGTGGGATGTAGGTCAGAATCACTAGAGGCTGTTGGCACAGTCTGAGGTTCTGATGAGCCCCTGTAGGTGGGTTGTCATGTTTCAGCGTCCCTCCATGCGGATTTATGGGGGGTGATGAGGTGGTATTGTCAGGaggatgctgtgtgtgtgtatgtgtgtagaggCCAAAAGAAAGGTCAAGGATCACTGATCTAGGAGGGTGTTTTATCTGTAGCTGGCATATTTCAGGAAACCTGCAGAGATGCAGGGTCTATTTGTTTAGTTGTGCCCCCACTTacttctgaaaaggaaaaaagagtacCTTCTTTACCACGATTAAAATGAGGGTAAAGATGGTAAATGGAAGATCAGAGGGAGAGGCGAGCTTGGAGCTTCTTGGCTTTCTTGGTTAAAACAGAAATTTGCAAGAATTCATTACTATGGTTATCAGAAAGAGGGGTAGGCCATTCTCTGTGGGAGACAGAGCGCTTTCCTTAGCACTGAACTCTATGAGATTTATTGTGACAGATTTGTTTTCCAggcattaaatataaattatacaatGCGTAAGAATTATTTTGCAGAAAGTACGGAGGTAGTCTTCAAGTAATTTCTTATGTCAAGCCCGGGAAAGTCTggagttaaatttttaaataccatGCATGTTTTGTTGGACCTAAGATGCCACTGATAATAGATATACTATTTTGCATATCACTAAGAAAGGGAAAACACTACAAATAAATTATGACTCCTCAGAGGCAGCAAGGTACATTCTAATTTAGAAGATGTTAAAATGCAAAAAACCTAACCTTACGATTGGCGGTATGTGGTGCTCATTTAATGAATACATGTCTGCAGGGAGAGACAGTAGCACAATACTGACTTTGCCAAAAAGATCgtttgaggttttttttaataagatgtgATTATGGAAAagcccgaatgaactttttggccaagccaatgTCAATAAAATGTAAGCTTTCTTATGACATGAGTTAACACAGAAGTAGAAGTTGGAGAATATTCTCTTGAGATGTTCAGCTGGGAACATCTGGACTGGAAAGAGATGTTGACCATCacggaagaaaaaaaacaaaacctatgaATCCCATACCCAGTTCTGCGACTGAATGTCTGAAGCAGCCTTCTGGAGGTCTGAGTTGCTGTGACTTCACCAGCTATGATTCCCGAGTCCAGAGGAGTACAGGGAAGGCAGAGATTAGACACAGAATAGCCATAGAACCTGCTGTGGGGCTCTAAAGCACCAATCTGGGGAATGTTGACTTTCGCCCTTAATTTGTATGGGACCTTGGCTTGCTTAAAGTATGTCTCTGAAACAATGCCTACTGTATCTCACAGGGTATTGAGATCATTAAATAAATTAGtcacctaaaaataaaaaaaacttgcCAGAGGAGGAAGTAGAAGGGAAAATCAAACTGCTTAgatacaaaataatatttaatattcaccATCAGTGAGCGCTTTCTCTGCACCAGACCTGCCTTAAAGGGGACTGTGGGGACTCTTGGTGGTCAACAAACAGTTTCCTTCTTCTTCCTGGTGGGCAGAGCCTGCTTCCTGGAGAAAATGGCTGAACTTCtcagatatttgttttcctttctgcagGGTCAGGGTTCTCCAAGTGTGAAAATACTTGGGGGTCCATAAAACCCTTTCTGAAATTGTAAcatcaaaactattttcaaaattatatatgccaatgaggtggatgaacctagaccctattatacagagtgaagtcagaaagagaaaaacaagtaccgtgtattaacacatatatatggaatctagaaagatggtactgatgaacctatttgcagggcatcAGTGGAGGTGCAGCCataaacagacttatggacaagggtgggggaggaggaaggagggggtgaggtgaatggagagagtagcactgaagtGTATCCCtaccatatgcaaaacagatagccaatggggatttgctgtatgactcagggaagtcaagctggggctctgtaacaacccagaggggtggggaaagggtgggaggtgggagggaatttcaagagggagaggacatagatgggcaattcatgttgatgtatggtggaaatcaaaccaatatttaaAACAATTGTCCTTCATTaaaagtaagttaaaaaataaaattatatatgcaaTTATATctatcattggagaaggcaatggcaccccactccagtactcttgcctggaaaatcccatgggcaggggagcctagtaggctgcagtccatggggtcactaagagtcggacacgactgagcgacttcactttgacttttcactttcatgcattggagaaggaaatggcaacccactccagtgttcttgcctggagaatcccagggacgggggagcctggtgggctgccgtctatggggtcgcacagagtcggacacgactgaagcgacttagcagcatatctATCATTTATCTCCAATGACAGATGTGTGTCTATACAAGTCcaacaaaatattattatatatttatttcaaaatgttatcTGCCCTTCTCTCCATGTTGTTTTTTTGCACTCATGTTGTAATAGTAATGGTGGGGGAAATTGCTGGTGGCTTAGCATGAATCATGGCACCAAAATGTAGTCACGGTATTCTGCACCAccacagagttaaaaaaaaaaggattttactTAAGAATGCCCTTGAAGCGGTCAAAGTTATTCATTTTATTACATCATCTCCTTTGACTTGAGAAGTCCACATGAAGcatttctgctgctactgctaagtcgcttcagtcgtgtccgactctgtgcgaccccatagacggcagcccaccaggctcccccgtccctgggattctccaggcaagaacactggagcgggttgccatttccttctccaatgcaggaaagtgaaaagtcaaagtgaagtctctcagtcatgtctgactcttcacgaccccatggactgcaacctaccaggctcctccatccatcggattttccaggcaagagtactggagtggggtgccattgctttctctggaagCATTTCTACTGCAGAGCAAATAATGgttgtcctgagaaatctgtgtgacTAGGCTGAAAACTGAAATAGCTCTTTGCTTGTCTTTCATGGAACCACTTAAACCATCAACGGATGGACAAACTATGATAATTCAGGCTTGGGAGtttgttagaaatattttttttaaatgtagtgaGTTAGGCATATcaggggaaaaaacaaataacatttgCTGCCAAAGGTAAAATTCAAACTTTCCAAAGAAATTAGATTGGTGGTGATATTAATGAAtgtgatatttttatattatacaatGAAATGTGTCAACATTTGGAAGATCTGCGTAACTCAGTGactaatattttccaaatgaccaatcCACATATTACAAAATTCAAAGTACAGGGTTTTAATGTAATCAagaatggaaaattccatggtatgttttcagatttcacattgcAGCTAACCATTCAGAAACTACTACTTGTCAAGCTGTGGTGTAATATcaagaatatttataattatcTGAAAAAGATGTTAatatacttctttctttctctgttttaattTCTCATATGATAAATATTGAAAGATATAAAACAAAAGCTCTCTAGggtctttaataatttttaatagtacAAAGGAGTCCTGAGGCCAAAAACACTTGAGGACCTTGAGCTAGGATATTGTTAAATGACCCAGTCTTGAGCAATAAGTCCTGAGGAAAGTCtgaaagggggtggggtgggaacggTCTTCTAAGAAAggtttttcttcttcagaaaaaaataacccaTGCATGGAAGTGACTGTACAAAAATACGATTCTCATAGCTAGCCAGCTGTCTTGCAGTCACATGGACAGAAGCTGCAGCATTAAAGCCAAAGAGCTGGAGCTCAGTCCCACCTAACACAAAAGCCACTTGACCGCTTCTTCCCACTGTTGCTCACAGTAAGTGGCAGGGAGAGGCCTAAAGAGTCTCAAAGTAACGAGGGCTTGTATATACAGTCCCACCCCCGCCTGAGAGCAGAGCACTTAGGTGACCTTTTCTAAGGCAAAGTGGTGTACAGTATCCTATATTAGTGTCTATTTTGGCTGACTGAAAGAAATCTCAAgaggatttttgcttttatgaaaaaGGTCATTACCTGTACTAATGTAGGTAAAAGTAGGGAATACATGTATTGTCTCTTTAAGGCCAGCATGGTGATGGCTTATAGAAATGGCTTACAGAGCACAGAAAgcctatagggcttcccaggtggtgctagtggtaaagaacctgtttgccaatgcaggagatgtgggtttgacccctgggttgggaagatcccctggaggagggcatgacaacctactctagtattcttgcctgagaatctcataatcagaggagcctggtgggctacagtccatagggtagcaaagagtcagacacggctgatgcaacttagcacatacagaGCACAAAGGAGCCATGAGATAATCAGCCCCAGTGGCTTGGGTTACAATTTAGGAAAATTTGGTGAGGGTTTGTGGTAGCTTGAATGGTGTTGCCCTGTTCCCCAATCAGCCCATGTCCATCTGGAACCTCagcatgtgaccttatttggaaataaggtctttgccGATgtgattaattaatttaaaatgagatCACACTGAGTTGAGAtgagccctaaatccaatgactgaaGTTTTCATgaaagagaggagacagagacGGGGAAGAAGGCCATGGCAACTGAGGCAGGGACTGGAGGGATGCGGGTATGATCCCAGAAAGGCAAAGGTTTCTGGGatccaccagaagctaggaagaggcaaggaaagagCATCCCCCTGAGAGACTTCAAGGGGACCACAGCCCCGCTGACATCATCATTTCATAATTCCAGCCCCTAGAACTGTGGGAGAAGAGGCTTCCGCTGTTGAGCTACCTGGTTTGTGGCCCTGGATTATGGTAGCCCTAGGAAATGAATATAGGCTTCAAAATAGGGTCTTGGCAGTATTTAAGGTTAGAAAACTCAGCTGTCTGAGAATCTAAAGCCTAGAACAAGAGACAAACCACTTCTTATTCTCGAGTCCAAGTTGAATGTGTTTTTCATACAGGAAAGCAAGCCgctactttctttttttgtgtgtgtgttcatttactTTAATAACACTACATTTACCATGTTATCACCATGGAATGTAAATTCAGGTTAGACGAGAATTTCACAAGTACAACAAAGCATTCTGTGATATACCAAAGTTTGTATAATGTCTGATCAAACCAGCTTGCTCATCAATGACTTCCATTATAGGGATTTTATTTAGTTGATGAtacttttggagaaaataaacatactgcacacatttaaaaagtgtttttcatttACCTTTGCGTTAGCACTTAAATAcatgtttcaaaataatttaaaattattctaatataACAGCAGCAAAATACAATTCTGCAATTACAAAAGAGCTAAAAGGGATCCACAAGTTAAGTTACTCTCATGTTTATAACTATGATTCTAAAATAAATACTACTTCAAAGTGGCTCTGTTACCAGCTTTTTAGTTTtggtttaaaaacacacacagacttcCAGGGAGGTTTGTAATGttgtattccatggactgttctGAAAGGGTTCCTCAAGAGCCAACCAGCCCTTAAAACAGTACTCAGTCCACAAGGCCGTCAGAAAGTTAAATTAACTGGGGGTAAATAGGATTCCTACATTACATCAAAAGCATATGATATTCTGCAGCAACTGGGAGCATTTTCAGGACTGGCATGTTGTCTTCTTTAGAACTAATTTCAACAGAAGAGTTTAAGGTGGACAGGTACCACTATCAAGTGTATTTAAAAGTGACATGTTTCTTTTGTGCTGATCTGACTCCCCTGAATGACCTAGCTAGTGAACTAGTCACCAGTAACTTGGTCACCAGGCAAATCAAGCCTGCAAGAAAGGAAGCCAATTTTCAAATGACCATGTTCTTGTCTGACCCAAACAATTTATTTTCAGCATAAACATATAACCTCAATATGAGATGTCTAACTAAAGCAAGCACCACCAAGACGACCAAGACAGCATCTCCTCTTCTAAGGTTTAGGTTTCCCCCAGAATTCTTGATACAGGGAATAGCCCATACCAAGAGTCATTGCTCCCACAACAAAGCCTTGGGCTGCCACATGCATGTGGATCAGGTGAACAGACATTTTAGTATGTCCCCTGCTCTTCAATCTGTATAATCCATATACAACAATTGCTGCAAAACCTGCCATTCCAATGGGGACAAATGGTGCCTCTCTAGCTTTTCGGATCAGTTTAGATCCCTGATCTTCATCatatgaagaaagagaaatatctgtGTCGCTTGACATAGTGATTGAAGAATCTTCAGACTTCAAGACGTTTCAGGTTCCTACCGGATTCTCAAGCCGCTACTTTCTGTGCCTACCCTGGAAAGAATGAGAAGGGGCTGCCTGGAAAGCTTTCCACTGGGAGTTTAGTAGTTTTAGTCCTGCCttttggttctagttctgtgggGCTTTAAACAAGCATCTTCACCATCTAGtacttttgttttctcatctgttataTAAAGGGATTGGACCAGATGAGCTAGAAGATGTCATCTCTCTAAACTTGTATTATTCTCGCTGGTTTATTTATGGCAAGCAAAGTTTTCTGGATAGAAGAGAGATGTTCCAATGTTCCTGTGGATTACCAAATGCTGTTATGGATTTTCTTCTTTAGAACTATTTGGGAATAGAGCCAATCTAATAGCTGCAGTTTGGGGAGTTAACAATGTACTGTGTGATATTCCTTTAAAATAGGAATTGCCAAATTCAAATGCCTTCAGTAGCCAGACAGTAACAGAATTGAGTTAAGCCGATTGGTGGTAATAAAATAGTGACTGGTGAGGACTGTGACAAAGACTAGGTAATGTAGGGAGAGGTGGCAACTGTGGGGAAGACTAGGTGCTGTAGAGTGGGGAGTGCTGGGGTCTGTGGCAAACTGGAAGGCTCCTTTTCCTTACAAGGAGGCAATCACTGCTTAATTCCAGAAAGTAGTTGCCAAGCAGAAGTGTGGACTGAGGGTGCCAAATCTTCAGATTTTTCAAAGGAAGTCAGAATGAAATTGCGAAATCTCTCAAATCTTAAACACTTTTAGTAAttgacttaaatttaaaaaacaacactgCTGGACAAACAAATCACTTCTAGCGACTCAATGGGGTCCCTCAATTTATCAGTTTGTAACCATCACTTTAAGGCCTTGGAGTCAGTTTTACTAAAAGTAATACACAGCTTAATGAAATACCCAAGCATTTTAACATCCCTTGTTTGAAGATTTATATGGGAAAAAATAGTTTTATGGGGCGTCCTTCAAATATACGATAGTATCTTGTGGTTAAGGAAACCAAAGGGAAACAATTTCCATTACTTCAGACAGCTGTAAGTACAACAGGGATTTAGAACTTAGATTTGCTGACTCTCTACTCAGTATTCCTTCCATCCGCTCCTGCTGCCATGTGTAGCGGTGAAAGGGTACCAGGCAAAAGTTATTTGCATTGACATGCCACGTGCACATGGATTTTGGTACTGGAAGCAGCTCAGAGGTGTAAATATTATCTTAAGGGAAATGGTAGGTTGTGTCTGAGCCTTGTTATAtagcaggaaaagaaaatgattggAAAGTTTGGTGTTGGTTCGAGTTATCTTGTAATTATAGGATATGGTTGAAATAGTAAGGACCAAAATACCGTATGAAATAGAAAAGTTCATATGATATAGTAATTGGAAAACAACcagaaaagcaaaagggaaaataCCAGAAAGGGATTCCAGCGGCACTTATGTACAGCTATTATTGCTTACAGATGACAGTACCCATCTGCGATGGTTAATCTGATGTGTCATATTGATAGGACTAAGGGATGCCCAGAGAGCTAGTAAAACGTTACtgctgggtgtgtctgtgaggctgtttctgGAAGAGGTTAGCATTTGAATCCAGAGACTAAGTGAAGAAGATGGCCCTCGCCAATCCAAGTGGGCATTTTTCAAAACATAGAGAGTCAAAATAGACAGAGGAAGGGTGACTCTGCTCTCTCCTGAGCTAGGATGTctgccttctcctgtcctcacatAGCAGAGCTCCTGCTACTTGGGCCCTTGAACTCAGATCGGGACTCACACCATTGGTTCCCCTGGTTCTCTGGTCTTCAGCTTTGAGCACGAGCTACACCATCAGCTTTCCTGAGCCTCAAAGCTTACAGAAGGCAGatcatgggacttctcagcctccatagtCACATGAGCCATTCTTTTATAATCAATCAATCCACCTCCCTGCctgtctctacacacacacacacacacactattggtTCCACTTCAGGGAACCAATATATATCCTTTCATTTACTAAGTAACTGCTGTTTGCACAgtattatattatatgtataggtgtggtgctagtggtaaagaatccgcctgctaatgcagaagacttaagagacataggtgatccctgggttgtgaagatcccctagaggagggcatgacaacccactccagtattctagcctggaaaattccgtggacagaggagcctggcaggctatagtccatggggttgcaaagagttggactcaactgagtgactaacactcacactCCCTTAATATCTCTAAATTTATCCACCACTGCCAGTACTTTGGCTCCATCATCCATTCTCTTTTACGAGAATTATTGCGGTCACCTCCCACAATCTTTTGACTTTCATCTTGTCCCTCTTCAATTGTTCTTCTGAGAGTGATCTTTCTAAAGTTCAAGTCTTATTACATAATTGCCCTGCTTAAAGTTTCTCAACAGCACCTCATTACCCTCAAGCTAACATCCAAACTTATTATCAAGGTTCTTAAGTCACTCTGCACTCTGAATGGCACTTAGATTTCCAGCTGAATCTCTCAATTCCCATACCTTCACCTCAACTTTTCTGGCAATGGCCCCTCACACCATGCCCATATTGACTCTTTGCTGTTTCCTGAAAACACTGCTTGCTCTTGATCTCAAGCTTTCAGAAGAGCTGGTTTCTCTTAAAACTCTTTGTGGAGTACCTCACACAGCCAGCCTAGATGGCCTTTCTCCAGGAAGCTTTCCCTGATGTCCCCTCCCCTAGATCAATGTTTAGGTCTCTTCTAAGATGCTTttgatgtggtgttggagaagactcttgggaatcccttgggcttcaaggagatccaaccagtccattctgaaggagatcagccctgggatttctttggaaggaatgatgctaaagctgaaactccagtactttggccacctcatgccaacagttgactcattggaaaagactgtgatgctgggagggattgggggcaggaggagaaggggacgacagaggatgagatggctggatggcatcactgactcgatgcacgtgaattaaggtgaactccaggagttggtgatggacagggaggcctggcgtgctgcgattcatggggtcgcaaagagtcggacacaactgaactgcactgaagaaCATCTTATCACAGCCTACCTACCCCAGTTCTAGCATGTGTCTTGCTGTCTGGTGATGGAAATTCACTGTGCCTATTTCCACACTCCCTGAGGATAGGAAATGGATCTTGTTTATCTTTAGGTTCTCAGGTCCTAGAAGAtttcctggcacataataggtactcAGTAAGTAACTGTATATGGGTCTGACTTTGGACTTCTTTCTCTTATGGCTTCTTAAAAGAAACTGAGTAAAATAAtcaaagaatattgaaaataactgTCTTTTACATCAAGTCTTCTTAGCGGGTGGTTCCCTTCACCTATCCTCACttctttgccccaaataaaaataACCCTGATCAAAATGTTAATAGCTAACTTGCTGAGCACTTGAAGGTGTGCCAGGCACTTCACGATACCCTCTACATGTAGAAAGCATTTAATGCTTATAACAACTCTACAGGCGGGCATTATCCCTGACCTCATTTTATAGACGACAAAGCTGAAGAACAGAGTCACTTGTTCAAGATCACCAATCCAGTGATTGGtagaaaacagataactagtCATAATCCCAATGAAACTAAGTAGGTAGAAAACATACCTTATTTTTGAGAGGGTTTAAGAACCCTTAACTGCCTATAATGACCTTCTGGCTGTTTTTGGACTGTGAATGAAATGCTGGGGAACCTGCACTTTGGAGCCTTTTTGGTGTCTTGATTTCCCCTGCTGTGTGAATTTTACAGTGAGGAGGTTCCAGAGGATTAGACCCGATAGTGCTGTTCAGAACAGGCAGGTGAAAACATATCCCTAAGGCCAGCAGGCTGATAAATCCTGCTGCCACTGCTGTTTCACACCAGTCTTGGCTCATTTTGTTCCATTTGCCTCAATCCCCTGTCCTGTAGAAATCTACTTAGGCACAGCTGgaattctctctctcctcccatcaCTTTCTGCCCCATGAGACCTCCATCCCTGATCATAATAGGAAGCCCTATTTATAAAGCTATCAAACCAAGCCTTTTGCTTCTAATCAatgcatttaatcttcaaaactaCCCTATGGAAGTAAGATGACCCCAGTTTAGAGACAGGGAAACAGAACCTCTGAGAAGTGAAGTAAGTTATACAAGATCTGTGTTAATTCCTATAGACCAGTGGTCAACAAGGAACCATAAGCCTAGTGTCTTAAAACAATaccaatttatttattcttatagaCCTGGAGGTCACAAGTCCAAAACCAATGTCACTGGGCTGAAGTCACAGTGTTGGCCAGCTTCCTCCTTCTGGAGCCTCTCCAGTTTCTAGAGGCTGTCACAGTCTCGGATCCCTGCCTCACACCCTTCCAACCTCTGCTTCTGTCATCACATCTCCTACTCTGACTTTCATCCCCCTGCCTTCCTTTGTAGCACCTTGTGATTATATCAGAGCCACCCagataattcaggataatctcTTCCTCTCAAGATCTTCAACTTAATTACACTGGTAAAGTCCCCCTTTTTCTGTTAATGGTAACATATTTATTGGTTACAGGACTAGGATATGGTGCTTTTGGGGGATCTATTATTCACCTACCACAACATCATAAAGCATAACTGCAATATCCACTACTGAGCTCTCATCCTTCCAAAGTGAGTGAAACCCTCTAAGCCTGCTCTCTATTACCTACTATGTCCTAGGTTTGAGGGGACCACCTATTTCTGTCTCCACCTCTCCTGTGGAGATTCTCACTGCTGGCTACATATTAGAATCAtctaaagaactcttaaaatctaCCTAAGCCAGGATCCACCCCAGATCaattaaaatcagaaattctGGCCGTGGGGCTTAAGCATTTGGCAGGTTAGTGCTGCCTCT comes from the Bubalus kerabau isolate K-KA32 ecotype Philippines breed swamp buffalo chromosome 1, PCC_UOA_SB_1v2, whole genome shotgun sequence genome and includes:
- the LOC129655250 gene encoding HIG1 domain family member 1A, mitochondrial-like encodes the protein MSSDTDISLSSYDEDQGSKLIRKAREAPFVPIGMAGFAAIVVYGLYRLKSRGHTKMSVHLIHMHVAAQGFVVGAMTLGMGYSLYQEFWGKPKP